Part of the Candidatus Anaeroferrophillus wilburensis genome is shown below.
TGTCAAGGTTAAGGAACCCCTGCCGGAGGAGTACGATCTTTTTCAACCCCGCCAGGCACTCTATACCTACCTTCACCTGGCTGCCAATCCACCGCTCCTTGAGATGCTTATCAAAAAAGAGCTGGCCGCTTTTGGTTACGAAACCCTGCAGGTCAACGGGGCGCTTCCTTTGCTGGCCCCCATGAGCGAAATAGCCGGCCGCATGGCCCCCATCATCGGCACCTATTATCTCCAGAAATCATTGGGAGGAACAGGTGTTCTCACCACCGGGGCCGCAACGGTCAAAACAGGCAAAGCGGTGATCCTGGGAGCCGGTACCGTAGGCAGCAATGCCGCTCGCATCTGCGTCGGTCTCGGCATGGAAACTGTGGTTATGAACCGCAGCCTTGCCCCACTGCAACAGCTGGACAGACTCTACCAGGGGCGGCTGCAAACCCTGCCACTCCAGCAAGATCTGATCGCTGAAGAAATTGCTGAAGCCGACCTGCTCATCGGAGCCGTGCTGGTTCCCGGTGGCCGCACGCCAATCATTATTTCCCATGAGCTGTTGAAAATCATGAAGCTGGGAGCCGTCATCATCGATGTTTCCGTCGATCAGGGCGGCTGTGTCGCCACCAGCCGGCCGACCACCCATGACAACCCGGTCTACACGATCAAAGGCATTATCCACTATGCGGTGGCCAACATGCCCGGCGCCTACCCGCGAACTGCGACCCTGGCACTGACCAATGCCACCCTGCCTTCAATAAAACTTCTGGCTGACAGGGGCATTGAGGCAGCAAGCCGGGAGGACAGCCCCCTTTACAGTGCCCTCCAGGTGGCCGAAGGAGCTATTGTTCATCCGGCCCTTGCCCGGGATGCGGGAATACTTTAAGGTGGACCAAGAGCCGGTTTTTTTGAGAAAATACCGACTCGTGACGAGAGAGATGAAGCACACATCAACAACTGCAATGAGGAAAGGGAAAACTGATGGCCAACCAGAACAAGGAGATCCTGACAGCGTTGAAAAGCGCCATGGAAGCAGAGATGATCGGCAATCAATTCTATCGGAATGCCGCCCAGAGTACCAGTGATGAGCAGGGAAAGGCGGTTTTTCTCCAGATGGCTGACGAAGAGTTGCGTCATTTCAATTATCTCCGCCACCAGTATAAAGCA
Proteins encoded:
- the ald gene encoding alanine dehydrogenase; translation: MIIGIAKEIKAQEYRVAMTPSGVSELVRGSHLVLIEKGAGEGSGFTDHAYEQAGASLVDRQTLFSRAALIVKVKEPLPEEYDLFQPRQALYTYLHLAANPPLLEMLIKKELAAFGYETLQVNGALPLLAPMSEIAGRMAPIIGTYYLQKSLGGTGVLTTGAATVKTGKAVILGAGTVGSNAARICVGLGMETVVMNRSLAPLQQLDRLYQGRLQTLPLQQDLIAEEIAEADLLIGAVLVPGGRTPIIISHELLKIMKLGAVIIDVSVDQGGCVATSRPTTHDNPVYTIKGIIHYAVANMPGAYPRTATLALTNATLPSIKLLADRGIEAASREDSPLYSALQVAEGAIVHPALARDAGIL